In one Pseudomonadales bacterium genomic region, the following are encoded:
- a CDS encoding nuclear transport factor 2 family protein yields the protein MKLEVALLEADAQRRAAMIAGDVSVLDRLLSDDLIWTHSSGKSDSKSALLEAIGSRAVVYTALEVTDVRVSAHGAIFLCHGTLQGSASRNAVAKNLSSRFLSVWKHESGTFELLAWQSTGI from the coding sequence ATGAAGCTTGAAGTAGCACTGCTGGAAGCAGACGCACAGCGACGAGCGGCCATGATTGCAGGCGACGTCTCTGTACTCGACAGATTGCTCAGTGATGACCTGATCTGGACACATTCCTCAGGAAAATCAGATTCGAAAAGCGCCTTGCTGGAGGCGATCGGCTCGCGCGCGGTCGTCTACACAGCGCTGGAGGTGACCGATGTGCGCGTGTCGGCTCATGGCGCTATTTTTCTCTGCCACGGCACCCTCCAGGGCAGCGCGAGCAGAAACGCTGTGGCGAAAAATCTCAGCAGCCGCTTTCTGAGTGTCTGGAAGCATGAAAGCGGCACCTTCGAACTGCTCGCCTGGCAGTCGACGGGAATCTGA
- a CDS encoding flavin reductase family protein: MFFDPRENVRPAPLTHNPLNALIAPRPIGWICSLSATGQVNLAPFSYFNAVSADPPLVVFAPNEKTGGGPKDTLANVRSTGEFTASIVSESLARAMNETSREVDHGVNEFELAGLTSAPSRLVNAPFVAEARAALECEVWDIIALPSKPGGRGSHLVIGTVVGIHINDSLIKDGRIDTPALAPVARLGYFDYCVVRELFELKRPD; this comes from the coding sequence ATGTTCTTTGACCCCCGGGAGAATGTGCGACCGGCGCCCCTCACACACAATCCACTCAACGCCCTGATCGCACCGCGGCCGATCGGCTGGATCTGCAGCCTGTCCGCTACCGGGCAGGTGAATCTTGCTCCATTCTCTTACTTCAACGCGGTGTCGGCCGATCCTCCGCTGGTCGTGTTTGCACCCAATGAAAAAACCGGTGGTGGTCCGAAGGATACACTGGCCAACGTCCGCTCCACGGGAGAGTTCACCGCCAGCATCGTTTCGGAATCCCTCGCCCGGGCGATGAACGAAACCTCCCGGGAAGTGGACCATGGTGTCAATGAATTCGAACTGGCAGGCCTGACGTCCGCGCCATCCCGGCTGGTGAACGCGCCCTTCGTTGCAGAGGCGCGAGCCGCACTCGAATGCGAAGTCTGGGACATCATTGCGCTGCCTTCGAAACCCGGTGGACGTGGCAGCCATCTGGTGATCGGCACCGTCGTCGGCATTCACATCAACGATTCGCTCATCAAGGACGGCCGCATCGATACCCCGGCACTCGCGCCGGTAGCCCGCCTCGGCTACTTCGATTACTGCGTGGTACGGGAACTGTTCGAGTTGAAACGACCTGACTGA
- a CDS encoding aromatic-ring-hydroxylating dioxygenase subunit beta, which yields MNLDPGAQRELEDLYFRYAGLLDDGPLEQWPELFSEACMYLIIPRDNFDQGLPLAIMRCESRGMLQDRVRSVQETIMHEPRYLRHQITNIASSVRSSGEIDVTANYVVFEVLHDELPKILSVGRYLDVVVRNAEGSMEFAEKRVVYDSVLVPNTIVYPL from the coding sequence GTGAATCTGGATCCGGGTGCGCAGCGGGAACTGGAAGACCTGTACTTCCGCTATGCCGGGCTGCTCGATGATGGTCCCCTGGAGCAGTGGCCGGAACTGTTCAGCGAGGCCTGCATGTATCTGATTATTCCAAGGGATAATTTCGACCAGGGCCTGCCGCTGGCAATCATGCGTTGTGAGAGTCGAGGGATGTTGCAAGACCGGGTGCGCTCGGTGCAGGAAACCATCATGCACGAACCCCGCTACCTGCGGCATCAGATTACGAACATCGCCAGCTCGGTGCGCTCCAGCGGTGAGATCGATGTCACAGCAAACTATGTGGTGTTCGAAGTCCTGCACGATGAGCTGCCGAAAATTCTCAGTGTCGGCCGCTATCTCGATGTGGTGGTTAGAAACGCGGAAGGCAGCATGGAATTTGCGGAAAAGCGTGTGGTTTACGATTCGGTGCTGGTACCCAACACCATCGTGTACCCGCTTTAG
- the hpaH gene encoding 2-oxo-hepta-3-ene-1,7-dioic acid hydratase: MLTADQIRNAAEALEAAERERHQIRPVSADFPDMTMADSYAIQDAWMGLKYAAGESLRGRKIGLTSRAMQVAMKIDEPDYGTLTDSMLFDDGASLEAARFTDPRIEVELAFVLNTRLQGDRLTPWEVLKATDFVVPALELIAARSFRVDPQSGRTRTVLDTIADNAAAAGVILGGRPIRPMDVDLRRVSALLYRNGVIEETGVAAGVLNHPANGIVWLARRLAAHDIGLEAGQVILAGSFTRPVAILPGDTFHADYGELGAISCHFD, from the coding sequence ATGTTGACCGCAGACCAGATCAGAAATGCCGCTGAAGCTCTTGAAGCGGCCGAACGTGAACGCCACCAGATCAGACCCGTCTCTGCGGATTTTCCCGATATGACAATGGCGGATTCCTACGCGATCCAGGATGCCTGGATGGGTCTGAAGTACGCTGCGGGCGAAAGCCTGCGTGGACGCAAGATCGGATTGACCTCCCGTGCCATGCAGGTCGCAATGAAGATCGACGAACCGGACTACGGCACCCTTACCGACAGCATGCTCTTCGATGACGGTGCCAGCCTTGAAGCGGCACGATTTACCGATCCCCGGATCGAAGTGGAGCTGGCTTTTGTATTGAACACCCGATTGCAGGGTGACCGGCTCACACCCTGGGAAGTTCTCAAGGCCACGGATTTCGTTGTGCCTGCACTGGAGCTGATCGCCGCGCGCAGTTTCCGGGTGGATCCGCAGAGCGGGCGCACCCGCACAGTGCTGGATACGATCGCCGACAATGCCGCTGCAGCCGGTGTAATTCTCGGAGGACGACCCATCCGACCCATGGATGTGGATCTGCGCAGAGTCAGCGCACTGTTGTATCGCAACGGGGTGATTGAAGAGACCGGTGTTGCCGCCGGGGTGTTGAATCACCCGGCCAACGGCATCGTCTGGCTGGCCCGGCGTCTTGCCGCTCACGACATCGGACTCGAGGCCGGCCAGGTGATTCTGGCCGGCTCCTTTACCCGACCTGTTGCCATCCTGCCCGGCGATACTTTCCATGCGGACTATGGTGAGCTGGGTGCGATTTCCTGCCATTTCGATTAG
- a CDS encoding isocitrate lyase/phosphoenolpyruvate mutase family protein — protein sequence MTSQSEKCDQFAALHSQADAFIIPNPWDAGSAKILQELGFKALATTSAGFAYSLGRTDGKPTLEEKLAHCRTLASATDIPVNADFEDGFADDPETVATNVLRLLETGVAGGSIEDFSRSTRTLFGRNQAVERLQAAAEAIENSGLAFQLTARAENLLRGVNDLDDTIQRLLAYQAAGAHVLYAPGIRTLKDLRTVTGSIQRPFNVLGVFMPDASLQDFSAAGAKRVSVGGALTWAAVKPLLDAGREMLDQGTFGWIRNTAPGAEVNRLLQSDVQR from the coding sequence ATGACCAGCCAGTCTGAAAAGTGTGATCAGTTCGCGGCGCTGCACAGCCAGGCGGATGCTTTCATCATCCCCAACCCCTGGGATGCGGGCTCCGCGAAAATCCTGCAGGAACTGGGCTTTAAGGCGCTGGCCACGACCAGTGCAGGGTTTGCGTATTCGCTGGGTCGAACGGACGGCAAACCCACACTGGAAGAGAAGCTCGCACATTGCCGGACGCTGGCCTCTGCTACCGATATTCCTGTGAACGCAGACTTCGAAGATGGCTTTGCGGACGATCCCGAAACGGTTGCCACGAATGTACTGCGGCTCCTTGAAACCGGCGTCGCCGGTGGTTCCATCGAAGATTTCAGCCGCAGCACGCGCACGCTGTTCGGCCGGAATCAGGCAGTAGAGAGACTGCAGGCTGCAGCTGAAGCGATCGAGAATTCAGGTCTGGCCTTTCAGCTGACCGCGCGAGCTGAGAATCTGCTGCGGGGGGTAAATGACCTCGATGACACCATACAGCGGCTGCTCGCATACCAGGCCGCCGGCGCGCATGTGCTCTACGCCCCGGGAATCCGCACCCTGAAGGATCTGCGCACGGTCACCGGCTCGATTCAGCGGCCGTTCAACGTGCTCGGCGTGTTCATGCCCGATGCGTCACTGCAGGATTTTTCGGCGGCGGGTGCGAAGCGTGTCAGTGTGGGCGGCGCGCTGACCTGGGCTGCGGTGAAACCGCTGCTCGATGCGGGTCGGGAAATGCTGGACCAGGGCACTTTCGGCTGGATCCGGAACACGGCCCCCGGGGCTGAGGTGAATCGCCTGCTCCAGAGCGACGTGCAGAGATAG
- a CDS encoding enolase C-terminal domain-like protein, giving the protein MGLEGAIANAMVSFADHTVSLVALITDQQRGGRPVVGYGFNSIGRFAQGGILRERLFPRLLGADPQSLLAEDGGQFDPAKVAAASMRNEKPGGHGDRAGAAGAVELAVWDLNAKLNDEPAYVNIARHAGRSLERRGVSVYAAGGYYYPQDSLLRLREELKGYQALGFDAFKIKIGGAPLTQDMARIEAALQICGAGSRLAVDANGRFGLEEALACGRAIQSLNLRWYEEPGDPLDYELNCTLTQAYDGALATGENLFSLADSRNLIRYAGMRAGKDVFQMDPGISYGLTEYGQILATLEAAGFDRKQCYPHGGHLINLHIAVGLGLGGCEAYPGVFQPFGGYSPECRIENGQVWPGDAPGFGLEQKPQLRPHLAALV; this is encoded by the coding sequence GTGGGGCTGGAAGGAGCCATTGCCAACGCGATGGTGAGTTTTGCGGATCACACGGTTTCGCTCGTGGCACTGATCACCGATCAGCAGCGCGGTGGACGGCCTGTGGTGGGCTATGGCTTCAATTCCATCGGCCGGTTTGCACAGGGTGGCATTCTCAGGGAGCGCCTGTTTCCGCGGCTGCTGGGTGCTGATCCGCAGTCGTTGCTCGCTGAGGATGGCGGGCAATTCGATCCGGCGAAAGTCGCCGCAGCCTCGATGCGCAATGAAAAACCTGGTGGTCATGGTGATCGTGCCGGTGCTGCGGGGGCTGTAGAACTTGCGGTGTGGGATCTGAACGCGAAACTCAATGATGAACCTGCCTATGTGAACATCGCACGCCATGCCGGACGTTCCCTGGAGCGGCGGGGTGTGTCGGTCTATGCAGCGGGCGGCTACTACTACCCCCAGGATTCCCTGTTGCGCCTGCGCGAGGAGCTGAAGGGCTACCAGGCGCTCGGTTTCGACGCTTTCAAAATCAAGATTGGCGGTGCCCCCCTGACACAGGACATGGCGCGGATAGAGGCAGCCCTGCAGATTTGCGGTGCCGGCTCGCGGCTTGCGGTTGACGCGAACGGCCGCTTTGGACTCGAAGAAGCACTGGCCTGCGGGCGTGCGATTCAGTCGCTGAATCTGCGCTGGTACGAAGAGCCCGGCGATCCCCTGGATTACGAACTCAATTGCACCCTCACCCAGGCTTATGACGGCGCGCTTGCGACGGGCGAGAATCTCTTCAGCCTTGCGGATTCACGCAACCTCATCCGCTACGCCGGCATGCGCGCGGGTAAGGATGTCTTTCAGATGGATCCGGGTATCAGCTACGGTCTGACCGAATACGGGCAGATCCTGGCGACGCTGGAGGCAGCAGGGTTTGATAGAAAGCAGTGTTACCCGCACGGCGGCCACCTCATCAATCTGCACATCGCCGTGGGCCTCGGTCTCGGTGGCTGTGAAGCGTATCCCGGGGTCTTTCAGCCTTTCGGTGGCTATTCGCCCGAGTGTCGAATCGAGAACGGGCAGGTATGGCCCGGCGATGCGCCGGGTTTCGGTCTCGAGCAGAAGCCGCAACTGCGCCCGCATCTGGCGGCGCTGGTCTGA
- a CDS encoding acyl-CoA dehydrogenase family protein codes for MSEHQAFREETRAWLESNCPKGARGPGQFATGSTKVELEPDVALWLSRMAERGWTAPTWPTEYGGAGLKAAEARILQEEMAKIGARPPLMGMGLSMIGPTLLEFGTEDQKARHLPRIVRGEVQWCQGYSEPGAGSDLASLRTRAEDQGDNFLINGQKIWTSGGMTADWMFALVRTDPDAPKHEGISFVLFSMDQPGVTVRPIRLISGNSPFSETFLDNVIASKTDLVGQLNKGWTIGKRLLQFERSGIGGLSGGPRRDVGRELVDTARKYIGEEKGRITDTAARDKVLRYNLDMAAFRLTVKRVTEENKSSRTPGDATSIFKLVGATLQRDGADLKRDLMGFRGVGWDKEIYEPDELEATREWLWSRTTTIYGGTNEVQRNIIGKRVLGLPD; via the coding sequence ATGTCCGAGCACCAAGCATTTCGAGAGGAAACCCGGGCCTGGCTGGAATCCAACTGCCCGAAAGGCGCCCGGGGTCCTGGTCAGTTCGCGACCGGCAGCACCAAGGTGGAGCTCGAGCCCGATGTCGCCCTCTGGCTGTCCCGCATGGCCGAGCGTGGCTGGACTGCGCCAACCTGGCCCACCGAGTACGGCGGTGCCGGTCTGAAAGCCGCAGAAGCCCGCATACTCCAGGAGGAGATGGCAAAGATCGGCGCCCGTCCACCGCTCATGGGCATGGGTCTAAGCATGATCGGACCCACTCTGCTCGAATTCGGCACTGAGGATCAGAAGGCTCGTCACCTGCCCAGGATCGTGCGCGGCGAGGTGCAGTGGTGTCAGGGCTATTCCGAGCCAGGCGCCGGGTCAGACCTGGCCTCGCTGCGGACCCGCGCCGAGGATCAGGGCGACAACTTCCTGATCAATGGCCAGAAGATCTGGACCTCGGGTGGCATGACAGCCGACTGGATGTTCGCGCTGGTGCGCACCGATCCGGATGCGCCAAAACACGAAGGGATCAGCTTTGTGCTCTTCAGCATGGATCAACCCGGGGTCACCGTACGACCGATCCGCCTGATCAGCGGCAACTCGCCCTTCAGCGAAACCTTCCTGGACAACGTGATCGCCAGCAAGACCGATCTGGTGGGTCAGCTCAACAAGGGCTGGACCATCGGCAAACGCCTGCTCCAGTTCGAGCGCTCCGGTATCGGCGGCTTGAGCGGCGGACCGCGGCGCGACGTTGGACGCGAACTGGTAGACACGGCGCGCAAGTACATCGGCGAAGAAAAAGGTCGGATCACAGACACAGCAGCCCGGGACAAGGTGCTGCGCTACAACCTCGACATGGCAGCCTTCCGCCTCACAGTGAAGCGGGTCACCGAAGAGAACAAGTCGAGCCGCACACCCGGAGATGCCACTTCGATCTTCAAGCTGGTCGGGGCCACCCTGCAGCGGGATGGCGCGGACCTGAAACGCGATCTGATGGGTTTTCGCGGGGTGGGCTGGGACAAGGAAATTTACGAGCCGGATGAGCTGGAAGCCACCCGGGAGTGGTTGTGGAGTCGCACCACGACCATTTATGGCGGCACCAATGAGGTCCAGCGCAACATCATCGGCAAACGGGTGCTCGGCCTGCCCGACTGA
- a CDS encoding MFS transporter, with the protein MRSDDQPRLSRSQLVLFGLPEFAVYLAVIPISLYLPFFYSRDLGLSLTDIGLLLMVARISDVVTDPLIGALSDRTRSRFGKRKVWMLAGTPMMMLAAFQLFSPSGPVSNTYLLVWSMLLWFGWTMINIPYYAWGAELSDDFDERTRITGWRQAFGFSGNISVLLVPVAASQLFGYGGVASEALTVIGGMVLVLLPLLIGLTVWKLPERVRVLPAHQPVLRNLRSMLSNGYFLVLFLGFTLMSLGTTMIGTLFMLFTTYAMELERQAQPILLAYFAVNIIGLPFWVWLSHRIGKREAWMSGTLIMAFVTPAYLLLSPGQIVPFVLITAVIGFAGGNFVALSLSMKADVIEIATRRRRETVAGSYMAVWSLGSKTTQALAVGISLPLLGLFGFDPRTENGPEQIDALRYAIGLLPSACYIGAILIIFRYRISRGRLDRLRQAFGRRDRRLANTASGR; encoded by the coding sequence GTGAGATCGGATGACCAGCCCCGACTGAGTCGATCGCAACTCGTACTGTTCGGACTTCCGGAGTTTGCCGTTTATCTGGCAGTGATTCCGATCTCGCTCTATCTGCCCTTCTTCTACTCCCGGGATCTGGGTTTGAGCCTCACGGATATCGGGCTGCTGCTGATGGTGGCCCGTATCAGCGATGTAGTTACAGACCCCCTGATAGGCGCACTGAGTGACCGAACCAGATCGCGTTTCGGCAAGCGGAAGGTGTGGATGCTCGCCGGTACGCCGATGATGATGCTGGCCGCCTTCCAGCTGTTCTCCCCCTCCGGCCCGGTGAGCAACACCTATCTGCTGGTCTGGTCGATGCTGCTGTGGTTCGGCTGGACCATGATCAACATTCCCTACTACGCCTGGGGGGCAGAGCTTTCAGACGACTTTGATGAACGCACCCGGATCACCGGCTGGCGACAGGCCTTCGGCTTCTCAGGCAACATCAGCGTGCTGCTGGTACCTGTGGCTGCGTCCCAGCTGTTCGGCTACGGTGGCGTCGCCAGCGAAGCGCTGACGGTCATCGGTGGCATGGTACTGGTGCTGCTGCCGCTGCTGATCGGACTGACTGTCTGGAAGCTTCCGGAGCGGGTCAGGGTTCTGCCCGCGCACCAGCCCGTGCTCCGCAATCTGAGATCGATGCTGTCGAACGGCTACTTCCTGGTACTGTTCCTCGGCTTCACCCTGATGTCTCTGGGCACCACGATGATCGGCACACTGTTCATGCTGTTCACCACTTACGCAATGGAACTGGAGAGACAGGCCCAGCCGATTCTGCTGGCGTATTTCGCGGTGAACATCATCGGACTGCCCTTCTGGGTCTGGTTGTCGCACCGGATCGGCAAGCGGGAAGCCTGGATGTCAGGCACTCTGATCATGGCGTTTGTCACCCCTGCCTATCTGCTGCTGTCCCCCGGTCAGATCGTGCCCTTTGTGCTCATCACGGCAGTCATCGGTTTTGCCGGCGGAAATTTCGTGGCGCTGTCCCTGTCGATGAAGGCGGACGTGATCGAGATTGCCACCCGCCGGCGGCGTGAAACCGTTGCCGGTTCGTACATGGCGGTATGGTCGCTGGGTTCGAAGACGACCCAGGCACTGGCGGTCGGTATCTCCCTGCCTCTGCTCGGGCTGTTCGGCTTCGATCCGCGCACGGAAAACGGACCCGAACAGATTGATGCCCTGCGCTATGCCATCGGGCTGCTGCCGTCGGCCTGCTATATCGGCGCGATACTCATCATTTTCCGCTACCGGATCTCGAGGGGTCGACTCGACCGGCTGCGCCAGGCGTTCGGTCGCAGGGACAGGCGGCTTGCGAATACAGCGTCCGGTCGCTGA
- a CDS encoding aromatic ring-hydroxylating dioxygenase subunit alpha, translated as MNDQSKLIWPPGGITEVPYRIYSDQEIFEREMARIFCGEGWAYVGLSVEIPEIGDYLVSQIGQRSVVITRGQDGQISGFANRCAHRGVKICRQSKGNTRFFVCPYHQWSYDAQGGLRGVPFIKGVSGKGGMPADFDRAAHSLPRLAITVHNGVIFASFNQNPPPFEDYLGKTNLAYFNRVFDGRELRLLGYSRQLIPGNWKLMFENIKDPYHASLLHVFLVTFGLFRADQDSQVAMDDSGGHALLISRRGEQRRTSATKDIANLREDFVLSDPRLLDPVKEFPDNATVVMQTLWPNLIVQQQSNTLAMRQIRPRHPGAFELAWTFFGYADDDEAMITRRLRQANLMSSAGLVSADDSEVIKLAQDGVTQYSDDRGVLLMGGTGRADESHMVTETAVRAFYDHYRRVMEL; from the coding sequence ATGAACGACCAATCCAAGTTGATCTGGCCGCCAGGTGGCATTACCGAAGTGCCCTATCGGATATATTCCGATCAGGAGATTTTTGAGCGGGAGATGGCGCGGATCTTCTGTGGAGAGGGCTGGGCCTATGTGGGTCTGAGCGTCGAGATCCCGGAGATCGGCGATTATCTGGTCAGCCAGATCGGTCAACGCTCGGTCGTGATCACCCGTGGTCAGGATGGTCAGATCAGCGGTTTTGCGAACCGCTGCGCCCACCGTGGTGTCAAGATCTGTCGCCAGAGCAAAGGCAATACACGCTTTTTTGTCTGTCCCTATCATCAGTGGTCCTACGATGCCCAGGGCGGTTTGCGGGGTGTGCCGTTCATAAAGGGCGTCAGTGGCAAAGGCGGTATGCCTGCGGACTTCGACCGGGCGGCGCATAGTCTGCCGCGGCTCGCGATCACCGTGCACAACGGTGTGATTTTCGCGTCTTTCAACCAGAATCCGCCGCCGTTTGAAGACTATCTGGGTAAAACCAATCTCGCCTATTTCAATCGTGTGTTCGACGGCCGCGAGCTGCGGCTGCTGGGTTACTCACGTCAGCTCATACCCGGCAACTGGAAGCTGATGTTCGAGAACATCAAGGACCCATACCATGCGTCTCTGCTGCACGTGTTTCTGGTGACCTTTGGCCTGTTCCGCGCAGATCAGGATTCACAGGTCGCCATGGATGACAGCGGAGGGCACGCACTGCTTATCTCCCGCCGTGGAGAGCAGCGCAGGACCAGTGCCACAAAAGACATTGCCAATCTTCGCGAAGACTTCGTACTCAGTGATCCGAGGCTGCTAGATCCGGTCAAGGAGTTTCCGGACAACGCCACTGTGGTCATGCAGACCCTGTGGCCGAATCTCATCGTGCAGCAGCAGTCCAATACTCTGGCGATGCGCCAGATCCGTCCGCGACACCCGGGTGCGTTCGAGCTGGCCTGGACGTTCTTCGGCTATGCGGATGATGACGAAGCCATGATTACGCGGCGACTGCGTCAGGCCAATCTCATGAGTTCTGCCGGCCTCGTGTCCGCAGACGACAGCGAGGTGATCAAGCTCGCCCAGGACGGCGTCACCCAGTATTCCGATGATCGGGGTGTGCTGCTGATGGGTGGCACCGGGCGGGCGGACGAAAGCCATATGGTCACAGAAACTGCTGTGCGTGCATTCTATGATCACTATCGCAGGGTGATGGAACTGTGA
- a CDS encoding 2-dehydropantoate 2-reductase, translating to MRIAVVGCGAMGSIYAGLLGSAGHSVLAIDTNQAHVDAINARGLRVSGASGDRRVVMRAYSRPPGAQPGAEVDLLIIAVKAAHVTAAAQSARTLIGAETLILTIQNGLGSSEAVAAVVDPDRLIVGVAQGFGASLPEPGHAHHNDMKAIRMGAYAGLPHAEVARVAGVWREAGFDAEPVTDIAAMQWEKLICNVAYSAPCGLTGMTIGEAMDHADVGPVSRAAAAEAYAVALARGISLGFDDPIAHVRAFAARMPDAKPSVLLDLEAGRVSEVGVINGAIPREAEKVGLQAPVNATLTGLIKALEDQYRKKGKTHEA from the coding sequence ATGCGGATAGCCGTGGTGGGTTGCGGTGCCATGGGGTCCATCTATGCCGGGTTGCTCGGCTCCGCCGGACACAGTGTGCTCGCCATCGACACCAATCAGGCCCATGTCGATGCCATCAACGCCCGGGGTCTGCGAGTCTCCGGAGCCAGCGGGGACCGGCGGGTCGTGATGCGCGCGTACAGCCGGCCTCCGGGCGCTCAGCCTGGTGCCGAGGTCGATCTGCTGATCATCGCCGTAAAAGCCGCCCACGTCACCGCTGCTGCACAATCGGCGCGTACACTGATCGGAGCGGAAACGCTTATTCTGACCATCCAGAATGGCCTGGGCAGTTCCGAGGCTGTGGCGGCCGTGGTCGATCCGGATCGGCTGATCGTGGGGGTAGCCCAGGGCTTCGGTGCATCGTTGCCGGAACCGGGACACGCCCACCACAATGATATGAAGGCGATCCGCATGGGTGCCTATGCGGGGCTGCCGCATGCGGAGGTAGCACGGGTGGCGGGTGTCTGGCGTGAGGCAGGATTCGACGCCGAGCCGGTAACAGATATCGCAGCGATGCAGTGGGAGAAGCTGATCTGCAACGTTGCCTACAGTGCACCCTGCGGGTTGACGGGGATGACGATCGGAGAAGCCATGGACCACGCGGATGTGGGGCCGGTGAGCCGTGCCGCCGCCGCGGAAGCCTATGCTGTGGCGCTCGCCCGGGGAATCTCACTCGGGTTCGATGATCCCATCGCTCATGTTCGTGCCTTTGCGGCGCGCATGCCCGATGCGAAACCCTCCGTGCTTCTCGATCTGGAGGCGGGTCGGGTCAGCGAGGTCGGTGTGATCAACGGTGCGATTCCGCGGGAAGCTGAGAAGGTCGGACTCCAGGCACCGGTGAATGCGACGCTGACGGGCCTGATCAAAGCACTCGAGGATCAGTACAGGAAAAAGGGGAAAACCCATGAAGCTTGA
- a CDS encoding MarR family winged helix-turn-helix transcriptional regulator, whose amino-acid sequence MKKPSPRQSLVADSTPGRPVTARIMAGLTQAMDWFDNSLQNVVASQGYQPFHRTQSMIIMHVALGIDNPADIAREMGLTRQNVHHMAKGLIEGGIMETTPDARDPRRSLYRLADAASELRNLALTTMTDLERVLEQRIGAARVKAMRAALDADWGPDISSAAELQEILGNGTKQSKGSAHEPGPAAT is encoded by the coding sequence ATGAAAAAGCCCTCACCCAGGCAGTCGCTGGTCGCAGACAGTACACCCGGGCGACCGGTCACAGCCAGAATCATGGCTGGACTGACCCAGGCTATGGACTGGTTCGACAACAGCCTGCAGAACGTGGTGGCTTCACAAGGTTATCAGCCGTTTCACCGCACCCAGTCCATGATCATCATGCACGTTGCCCTGGGCATCGATAATCCTGCGGACATCGCCAGGGAAATGGGTCTGACCCGACAGAACGTGCATCACATGGCCAAAGGTCTGATCGAGGGCGGCATCATGGAGACGACGCCGGATGCCCGGGATCCCCGCCGCAGCCTCTATCGCCTGGCGGATGCCGCCAGCGAACTGCGCAACCTTGCACTCACCACCATGACCGACCTCGAACGGGTGCTGGAGCAGCGCATCGGTGCTGCCCGGGTAAAAGCCATGCGGGCGGCACTCGACGCGGACTGGGGGCCCGACATCTCCAGCGCCGCTGAGCTGCAGGAAATACTGGGCAATGGGACAAAGCAATCCAAGGGGTCCGCCCATGAGCCGGGTCCTGCTGCAACGTGA